GCGATCACCGTGCAGTTGATCCTTTCTCCCCACACCTTGAGTTGCTCGATCGCAGCGGCCCTGAACGTGTCCGCGGCGGCCATCACCACGCTCTTACCCATCGACTGAAACTGTGCGGCGAGTTTCGCAACCGTCGTGGTCTTTCCCGAACCGTTCACGCCCACGATGCTTATCACGCTCGGTGAACCTGTCAGGTTCAGCGACGTGTCACCTTCGAGCAGTTCGACCAGTATCTCTTTCAAAGCGTTTACAGGATCTTCCACCCTCTGTTCTTTCAGTTTTTCGATGATCCAACTCGTTGTTTCGTGGCCAACATCGGCGGCGATGAGTATCTCTTCGAGTTCTTCCAGGGTTTCTTCGTCTATTCTTCCGCTCCTGAGGAGCTGTTTTATCCCATCGAAGAATGCCTTCTTGGTTTTTTCGAGCCCCTGTTTCAACCTCTCGAACAGACCCACGCTTATCTACCTCTCTGTGGAACGTAAGAATCCAGCATCTTCATGGTAGCCTCCACAATCTTGGAAATCTCCGCTTCAACCCTGTTCTGGGTCTTTTCGTTCCTCAGCTTCAGTTCCACG
Above is a window of Thermotoga sp. Ku-13t DNA encoding:
- the ftsY gene encoding signal recognition particle-docking protein FtsY, with amino-acid sequence MGLFERLKQGLEKTKKAFFDGIKQLLRSGRIDEETLEELEEILIAADVGHETTSWIIEKLKEQRVEDPVNALKEILVELLEGDTSLNLTGSPSVISIVGVNGSGKTTTVAKLAAQFQSMGKSVVMAAADTFRAAAIEQLKVWGERINCTVIAHTEGSDPAAVAYDAVNHAKSKGKDIVIIDTAGRLHTKKNLMEELRKIHRVVGKLVEGAPHEVLLVIDATTGQNGLMQARVFKEMVNVTGLVITKLDGTAKGGIALAIKHQLSLPIKFIGVGESAEDLRPFDARQFVEALFS